A window of bacterium BMS3Abin02 contains these coding sequences:
- a CDS encoding putative enoyl-CoA hydratase 1, which translates to MQHVVPVDRLDDYIGRDLGVSDWMTVDQARVDAFADTTLDHQFIHVDPERAKATPWGTTIAQGFLTLSLVPYLLSSTGIVPEGTVMAINYGTDKVRFLEAVKVPSEIRARASLADVTKKGPGRYVLKVDATVEIKGVEKPALVAEMLAMFVVAE; encoded by the coding sequence ATGCAACACGTCGTTCCCGTCGATCGGCTCGACGACTACATCGGGCGTGATCTCGGTGTTTCCGACTGGATGACGGTCGATCAGGCGCGCGTCGACGCGTTCGCCGACACGACTCTCGACCACCAGTTCATTCACGTGGATCCGGAACGGGCCAAGGCGACACCGTGGGGCACGACGATCGCCCAGGGGTTCTTGACGCTGTCGCTGGTCCCGTATCTTCTGTCCTCGACCGGCATCGTTCCCGAGGGCACCGTGATGGCGATCAACTACGGCACCGACAAGGTGCGATTCCTCGAGGCCGTCAAGGTCCCGAGTGAAATACGAGCCCGCGCATCCCTGGCCGACGTCACGAAGAAGGGTCCCGGCCGCTACGTTCTCAAGGTGGACGCGACGGTCGAGATCAAGGGTGTGGAGAAGCCGGCCCTCGTTGCCGAGATGCTCGCGATGTTCGTGGTGGCCGAGTGA